A single window of Leptolyngbya ohadii IS1 DNA harbors:
- a CDS encoding PAS domain-containing protein → MNFGWRFPPYGIAVGSTMIALLLSLLLQSAIAYTLGVFFYLAIATTAWYGGLRPAIVAIVLSGLGMQYFFISPIYSLQAANLDHFLRLLLFVTVSLVITLLCVKLKESQQKLEQLNRKILEESTDRLNLALEAAQMGMWHWDVLTNEVQWSQRHERLFGLAFHRFDGQYESFLSFVHPDDRAGVEQALAQAIRHRLPYQHEFRVIWADGSIHWLEDRGQAFYNEAGEVVRMSGTVILIDQRKQAEEAFRQSEARLRLAQVSSNSAIWDWDIRTNTVFWSPEYYQLYGIDSKVQSSYDSWLQHIHPDDRDRAHQQTLQALADKVSELRIEFRLGCTDKVRWFADIGQIWYDTENQPIRVIGIAIDITQQKQTQIALQELNAKLEQRVAERTAELTALNDRLRVAYQEQARTQSALCESEERLRLALDLTHTGFWDYHLPTEKFIWNDNHFRLLGLEPGSCEASYELWASCVHPDDLPHVEQQFSTSLKHGSDFRVEYRVIYPDSSIHWIMARSRATYDPAGQPVRSIGVLLDITDRKQAEQELALQAVITCNMAGGVCLVKADDGTIVYANPKFEQMFGYAPDELKGQPISIVNCASASMTAEAVMQTICQDIRQNGEATYEVQNVRKDGTLFWSRATGSVFRHPDYGDVVVAVQQDITDRKQAEAALRQQTLLEGLRWNITQAIRQSLDLRAILNTTVEQMRQTLQVDRVVVYRFRADWQGDFVAESVDEGWLKVIDANGQVDTNLKEALQNNPLQRTQGGRFRDQEMFIVADVEAAGLSSEQTQLFEALQAKACAIAPIFTRTTLWGLLVVYQNKTARNWQFWELELLQQITSQLAIAIHQSDLYEQVQILNTGLEQQVQERTAQLQQALEFEALLKRITDRVRDSLDEGQILQSAVDELAQGLQVCACDTGIYNADHTTSTIAYEAVKTMNPAQGKTVEITTDTQNETAVHPQIYSYLLKGQICQFCDISHQTLRSDQRCMSILTVPMVDDQGVLGDLWLFKQSGEIFNDQEVRLVQQVANQCAIALRQSRLYQAAQVQVQELERLNQLKDDFLSTVSHELRTPMSNIKMATEMLDINLTHLGVFEDESNTIRRYFDVLQEEGQREINLINNLLDLTRLEAETEPLGLAEVNVELYISHLAEVFIDRIQQQQQELILQISADLPPLKIYTPYLERIVMELLNNACKYTPSGETITLSAQCLSAGGQSAEGQARILEICISNSGVAIPAAECDRIFEKFYRIPSNDPWKHGGTGLGLALVRRMLKQLGGTIEASSRTQPSCMTLFTIRLPIEG, encoded by the coding sequence ATGAATTTTGGTTGGCGGTTTCCGCCCTACGGAATAGCTGTTGGTTCAACCATGATTGCGCTGCTCCTTAGCCTGCTTCTGCAATCTGCAATTGCCTATACGCTTGGTGTATTTTTCTACCTCGCTATTGCGACAACTGCCTGGTATGGTGGACTTCGCCCTGCTATAGTCGCGATCGTTCTTTCTGGTCTGGGGATGCAATATTTTTTCATTTCGCCTATTTATTCCCTCCAGGCTGCAAATCTCGATCATTTTCTCCGGCTTTTGCTATTTGTCACGGTGTCGCTGGTGATCACGTTGCTCTGTGTCAAGCTGAAGGAAAGCCAGCAAAAGCTAGAACAGCTGAATCGCAAGATCCTGGAGGAAAGTACCGATCGCCTGAACCTGGCGCTGGAAGCTGCCCAAATGGGAATGTGGCATTGGGATGTTCTAACCAATGAAGTGCAGTGGTCGCAGCGACATGAGCGGCTCTTTGGTCTAGCTTTCCATAGGTTTGATGGGCAATACGAAAGCTTTCTTAGCTTTGTGCATCCGGATGATCGGGCAGGAGTCGAGCAGGCACTCGCGCAAGCCATACGTCACCGCCTTCCGTATCAGCATGAGTTTCGTGTCATTTGGGCAGATGGCAGCATTCACTGGCTCGAAGACCGGGGGCAGGCTTTTTACAACGAGGCAGGAGAGGTGGTGCGAATGTCGGGCACTGTGATCCTGATCGATCAGCGCAAGCAGGCAGAAGAGGCATTTCGGCAAAGCGAAGCCCGGCTGCGACTGGCACAGGTTTCTAGTAATTCTGCGATCTGGGACTGGGACATTCGCACCAATACTGTTTTCTGGTCGCCAGAGTACTATCAGCTCTATGGAATTGATTCTAAAGTTCAATCCAGCTACGACAGTTGGCTTCAGCATATCCATCCTGACGATCGCGATAGGGCACATCAGCAGACCCTACAGGCGCTCGCTGACAAAGTTTCCGAGTTAAGAATTGAGTTTCGCCTGGGCTGTACAGACAAAGTTCGCTGGTTCGCTGATATTGGGCAGATCTGGTACGACACCGAGAATCAGCCGATCCGCGTCATTGGGATTGCGATCGACATCACCCAACAAAAGCAAACGCAAATTGCGCTGCAAGAATTAAACGCCAAACTGGAGCAGCGGGTCGCAGAACGCACGGCAGAATTAACCGCATTAAACGATCGGCTGCGGGTTGCTTATCAGGAGCAAGCCAGGACTCAGTCAGCCCTGTGCGAGAGCGAAGAACGCCTCCGCCTGGCACTCGACTTAACCCATACGGGATTTTGGGACTATCACCTCCCAACCGAAAAATTTATCTGGAACGACAATCACTTTAGACTGTTAGGACTAGAACCAGGCAGTTGCGAAGCGAGCTATGAGCTGTGGGCAAGCTGCGTTCACCCGGATGATTTGCCTCACGTCGAGCAGCAGTTCTCCACCTCTCTTAAGCACGGGTCGGACTTCAGGGTGGAATATCGGGTCATTTATCCAGATAGCTCAATTCATTGGATAATGGCACGGTCTAGGGCAACCTATGATCCGGCAGGACAACCCGTGCGCTCGATCGGCGTTTTGCTGGATATCACCGATCGCAAACAGGCAGAACAGGAACTAGCGCTTCAGGCAGTGATCACGTGCAATATGGCGGGTGGGGTTTGTCTGGTGAAAGCGGATGACGGCACCATTGTTTACGCCAATCCCAAATTTGAGCAGATGTTTGGCTATGCGCCCGATGAACTGAAGGGGCAGCCCATTTCGATCGTGAACTGCGCCAGTGCATCGATGACGGCGGAGGCAGTGATGCAAACCATCTGCCAAGACATCCGGCAAAACGGAGAAGCTACCTACGAAGTTCAGAATGTCAGGAAGGACGGCACCCTGTTCTGGTCTAGGGCAACGGGTTCGGTCTTTCGGCATCCGGACTATGGGGATGTAGTGGTTGCGGTGCAGCAGGACATTACCGATCGCAAGCAAGCCGAAGCCGCACTACGGCAGCAAACCCTGCTCGAAGGACTCCGCTGGAATATTACTCAAGCCATTCGCCAATCCCTCGATCTCAGGGCAATCCTGAATACGACGGTGGAGCAAATGCGGCAAACCTTGCAGGTCGATCGCGTGGTGGTTTATCGCTTCCGGGCGGACTGGCAGGGTGACTTTGTGGCTGAGTCTGTTGATGAGGGATGGCTGAAGGTGATTGATGCAAATGGGCAGGTAGACACCAATCTGAAGGAAGCTTTGCAAAATAACCCTTTGCAGCGTACCCAGGGCGGGCGCTTCCGCGACCAGGAAATGTTTATCGTTGCCGATGTTGAGGCAGCAGGACTGTCATCGGAGCAGACCCAATTGTTTGAAGCCCTTCAGGCAAAAGCCTGTGCGATCGCCCCAATTTTTACCCGTACGACGCTGTGGGGACTGCTCGTGGTCTATCAGAATAAAACAGCACGCAACTGGCAATTCTGGGAACTGGAACTGCTCCAGCAAATCACGAGTCAGCTAGCAATTGCCATTCATCAATCCGATCTGTACGAGCAGGTTCAAATTCTGAACACAGGGTTGGAGCAACAGGTTCAGGAACGCACCGCTCAGTTGCAGCAGGCGCTAGAGTTTGAGGCGCTACTTAAACGGATTACCGATCGGGTTCGCGATAGCCTCGATGAAGGACAAATTTTGCAGTCTGCGGTGGATGAACTGGCGCAGGGACTACAGGTTTGCGCTTGCGATACCGGAATCTACAACGCAGACCATACGACTTCGACGATCGCCTATGAGGCTGTTAAAACCATGAATCCTGCCCAGGGCAAAACCGTTGAAATTACAACAGATACCCAGAACGAAACGGCAGTTCATCCCCAAATCTACAGCTACCTGCTGAAGGGGCAAATTTGTCAGTTCTGCGATATTTCGCATCAAACACTCCGGTCTGACCAGCGCTGCATGAGTATCCTGACGGTGCCCATGGTGGATGATCAGGGTGTTCTGGGGGATTTGTGGCTGTTTAAGCAGTCCGGCGAGATTTTTAACGATCAGGAAGTGCGGTTAGTACAGCAGGTGGCGAATCAATGCGCGATCGCCCTGCGTCAATCCCGTCTCTACCAGGCGGCGCAGGTGCAGGTGCAGGAATTGGAGCGACTCAACCAGCTCAAGGACGATTTTCTCAGCACGGTTTCCCACGAACTGCGAACTCCCATGTCCAATATCAAAATGGCGACCGAAATGCTGGACATTAACCTGACTCATCTGGGTGTTTTTGAAGATGAATCCAATACTATCCGGCGCTACTTTGATGTGCTTCAGGAGGAGGGGCAGCGGGAGATTAATTTGATCAATAATCTGCTGGATCTGACGCGCCTGGAAGCGGAAACGGAGCCGCTGGGTTTGGCTGAAGTCAATGTGGAACTTTATATTTCTCATCTCGCAGAGGTATTCATTGATCGAATCCAACAGCAGCAGCAGGAGCTGATTCTTCAGATTTCAGCCGATCTGCCGCCGCTGAAGATCTATACACCTTACCTGGAACGAATTGTGATGGAGCTGCTGAACAACGCCTGCAAATACACGCCATCTGGAGAAACGATTACCCTTTCTGCTCAATGCCTTTCTGCTGGAGGTCAGTCTGCTGAAGGTCAAGCTCGTATTCTGGAGATCTGTATCAGTAATTCTGGTGTTGCCATTCCTGCCGCAGAATGCGATCGCATTTTTGAGAAGTTCTATCGGATTCCCAGCAACGATCCCTGGAAACATGGCGGAACGGGGTTAGGGCTGGCATTAGTCCGGCGGATGCTGAAGCAGTTAGGAGGAACGATCGAAGCCAGTAGTCGCACACAGCCCAGTTGCATGACGCTGTTTACAATTCGCCTGCCGATTGAAGGCTAA
- a CDS encoding SGNH/GDSL hydrolase family protein yields the protein MRILLFILLLFILPGAIVGLVELGLRSIFGFGQPLLYVTDPKIGYLLAPSQTTRRFGNRITINQYSMRNASITPQRSPDTLRILLLGDSIANGGWWTDQNQTISALLQDDLQTKLPTDQPIASAPGKFQQVEVLNASANSWSPRNQLAYLQRFGSFESQAIVLLINTDDLFGIAPTSVQVGRDSNYPSTKPPFALAEVIQRYLFKSKPIPELVQFQQAGGDRVGENLAAIGQIQAITVQSNAQFFLVITPLLRELKPPGARDYEKVARDRLQAFTKTEGILFLDVLPLFADHPEPEKLYRDHIHLSAIGNRELVKLIRTTPLRPPILGGTE from the coding sequence ATGCGGATTCTGCTGTTTATCCTGCTGCTGTTTATCCTGCCAGGGGCGATCGTGGGACTGGTTGAACTGGGGCTGCGATCGATCTTTGGCTTCGGGCAACCGCTGCTCTATGTGACCGACCCTAAAATTGGCTATTTGCTGGCTCCCAGTCAAACGACGCGGCGATTTGGCAATCGAATCACGATTAATCAATACTCGATGCGAAACGCTTCCATTACCCCACAGCGCAGTCCCGATACCCTGCGAATTTTGCTGCTGGGAGACTCGATCGCCAATGGCGGCTGGTGGACGGATCAGAATCAAACGATTTCCGCTTTGCTTCAGGATGATCTGCAAACGAAGCTCCCGACGGATCAGCCGATCGCCTCTGCACCGGGAAAATTTCAGCAGGTGGAAGTCCTCAACGCTTCCGCAAATTCCTGGTCACCGCGCAATCAGTTAGCCTATCTTCAGCGGTTTGGTAGCTTCGAGTCTCAGGCGATCGTCCTTTTAATCAACACCGACGATCTGTTTGGCATAGCTCCCACTTCGGTTCAGGTCGGACGCGATTCCAACTATCCATCTACGAAACCGCCCTTTGCCCTGGCGGAGGTGATTCAGCGCTATCTGTTCAAATCAAAACCGATTCCGGAACTGGTGCAGTTTCAGCAGGCAGGCGGCGACCGGGTCGGGGAGAATCTGGCGGCAATTGGGCAGATTCAGGCGATCACAGTCCAGTCCAATGCTCAATTTTTTTTGGTAATCACACCGCTACTGCGCGAACTCAAGCCGCCCGGAGCAAGGGATTACGAGAAGGTTGCCCGCGATCGGCTACAAGCCTTTACGAAAACTGAGGGAATTCTTTTCCTGGACGTTTTGCCGTTGTTTGCCGATCATCCTGAACCGGAAAAACTGTATCGCGATCATATTCATCTGAGTGCGATCGGAAATCGGGAGCTGGTGAAACTGATCCGAACCACTCCCCTCCGTCCCCCAATTCTGGGAGGAACTGAATGA
- a CDS encoding GNAT family N-acetyltransferase: MLPVQIRPATIDDRAFILSLVPRFVEFGSPTGRNPEQVIHAIAREIDRAIVAYPAPQNIYIAVDDAGQSLGYIFLETLTDFFTQERHAHISDIVVIPEVSSQGVGQTLMAYAETWAKEHNLSFITLNAFGGNDRARSFYSRQGYQEDTVKYLKRLE; this comes from the coding sequence ATGCTGCCTGTCCAAATTCGCCCTGCGACAATCGACGATCGTGCCTTTATCCTCAGCCTGGTTCCCCGCTTTGTGGAATTCGGTTCGCCCACCGGACGCAATCCTGAACAGGTGATTCACGCCATTGCCAGGGAGATCGATCGCGCCATTGTTGCCTATCCCGCCCCGCAGAATATCTACATTGCCGTGGATGATGCAGGTCAATCATTGGGCTATATCTTTTTGGAAACGCTGACGGACTTTTTTACGCAGGAACGCCATGCCCACATTTCCGACATCGTGGTGATTCCCGAAGTCTCTAGTCAGGGAGTAGGGCAAACCCTGATGGCGTATGCCGAAACCTGGGCAAAGGAACACAATCTCAGCTTTATTACCCTGAATGCCTTTGGCGGAAATGATCGGGCGCGATCGTTTTATAGTCGGCAGGGCTATCAGGAAGATACGGTGAAATATTTGAAGCGATTGGAGTAG
- a CDS encoding NAD-dependent epimerase/dehydratase family protein — translation MRILVMGGTRFIGVYLTRLLVEQDHEVVLFNRGNKPAPIEGVEQIHGDRTDAADLKEKLSGESFDAVFDNNGRELSDTQPLVEVFRDSIKHFVYVSSAGVYLKSDQMPHVEGDPVDPKSRHKGKFETEAYLAEQGIPFTSIRPVYIYGPQNYNDLEAWFFDRIVRDRPVPIPGNGMHITQFGHVQDLASAMVAVLGNPKAIGQIYNISGDRYVTFDGLARACAVAAGKDPASLQIVHYDPKQFDFGKKKAFPMRVQHFFADVHKAQKELYWKPEFDLISGLKDSFQNDYLESDRDKAEVDFSLDDQILQAK, via the coding sequence ATGCGTATTCTGGTGATGGGCGGAACCCGCTTTATTGGGGTTTATCTGACGCGCCTGCTGGTGGAACAAGATCACGAAGTCGTGCTGTTTAACCGGGGCAACAAGCCTGCACCGATCGAGGGAGTAGAGCAAATTCACGGCGATCGTACCGATGCGGCAGACCTGAAGGAAAAACTATCGGGCGAATCCTTCGATGCGGTATTTGACAACAACGGACGCGAACTGAGCGACACCCAACCCCTCGTCGAAGTTTTCCGCGACAGCATCAAGCATTTTGTCTATGTCAGTTCCGCTGGGGTGTACCTCAAATCTGACCAGATGCCCCACGTCGAAGGCGACCCGGTCGATCCCAAGAGTCGGCACAAGGGCAAGTTTGAAACCGAGGCATATCTGGCGGAGCAGGGCATTCCCTTCACTTCGATTCGTCCGGTTTACATCTACGGACCGCAAAACTACAACGACCTGGAAGCCTGGTTCTTCGATCGGATTGTGCGCGATCGTCCTGTCCCGATTCCCGGCAACGGAATGCACATCACCCAGTTCGGTCACGTTCAGGATCTCGCCAGCGCAATGGTAGCCGTGCTGGGCAATCCAAAAGCGATCGGGCAAATTTACAACATTTCGGGCGATCGCTACGTGACGTTCGATGGCTTGGCGCGTGCCTGTGCCGTGGCTGCCGGAAAAGATCCCGCCTCGCTTCAGATTGTTCACTACGATCCCAAGCAGTTTGACTTTGGCAAAAAGAAAGCTTTCCCGATGCGCGTCCAGCACTTCTTTGCCGATGTTCACAAAGCACAGAAAGAACTCTACTGGAAGCCCGAATTCGATCTAATTTCTGGCTTAAAGGATTCCTTCCAGAATGACTATCTGGAAAGCGATCGGGACAAGGCGGAAGTCGATTTCTCGCTGGACGATCAGATCTTGCAGGCAAAGTAA